One segment of Bacteroidia bacterium DNA contains the following:
- a CDS encoding TonB-dependent receptor, which produces MSMKSGLRSVVLLLSLLLVHGVKAQDKGEVKGIVRDGEKGDAIISASIYVVETGTGAVTDFDGFYTINNLASGVYTLICTYVGYDSTQFKVTVKSGQATVQNIFLKSTASTLTTAEVSGKKNDRSIDPTTSKVTVHARDIKRLPSMGGSPDLAQYLQVLPGVIFTGDQGGQLYIRGGSPVMNKILLDGITIYNPFHSIGLFSVFDADLIQTADVYSAGFGAEYGDRISAIVDIKTRDGNKTRHGGSVNVGPFLSKISVEGPFKAFEQGSGSSSYVISIKKSYLEQSAPLFYSYTNSEKLPYNFTDIYAKTSFHSSNGSSIKLFGFRFDDQVNFPQSTNYHWVSNGFGSRFVFIPESSKTKIDGFLAYSDYLMSQEESDDKPRKSGIGGFNLGINFTSYMKRDEFRYGLEVNGFTTDFELYNSNNRRIVQNNINTEIAGYVLYKYIRHRFLFDLGLRFQEYASLGSRTAEPRVSAKYNFTRKIRLKAAAGMYSQNLLSAISDRDVVNLFYGFLSGPDNLPGEFNGKYVTSRLQKSWHFVSGFEFDLSNKVEVNLEFFYKGFPQLTNVNRDKLFDDIPAYSDKPDREKKDFIIESGSAFGGDFSFKYEDKRLYIWAVYSLSWVDRFDGINHYPTHWDRRHNVNTLIAYTLDKKKTWNMNLRWNLGSGFPFTQSAGFYEKLDFQSQGIGSDYLSANGTLGIVYGPLNGGRLPYYHRLDFSAEKVFYKTKNTKFWAVFSLTNVYNRNNVFYFDRVRFTRVDQLPVLPSLSINAQF; this is translated from the coding sequence ATGAGTATGAAATCAGGGTTGAGATCTGTTGTACTATTGCTATCATTATTGTTGGTACATGGTGTAAAGGCTCAAGATAAGGGGGAGGTGAAAGGGATAGTCCGAGATGGGGAAAAAGGAGATGCCATCATTTCTGCAAGTATATATGTCGTGGAAACAGGTACCGGTGCTGTAACCGACTTTGATGGGTTTTATACTATCAACAATCTGGCGTCCGGTGTCTATACATTGATCTGTACCTATGTAGGATATGATTCTACACAGTTTAAGGTTACAGTAAAATCGGGCCAAGCAACCGTGCAGAATATTTTCTTAAAAAGTACTGCAAGCACTCTCACCACTGCGGAAGTAAGCGGCAAAAAAAATGATAGAAGCATAGATCCTACGACTTCTAAAGTAACTGTGCATGCTAGAGATATCAAACGCCTTCCTTCAATGGGTGGCTCGCCAGACCTTGCGCAGTATTTGCAAGTGTTGCCCGGTGTGATTTTTACCGGAGATCAAGGTGGGCAGCTTTATATTAGAGGAGGTTCACCGGTGATGAATAAAATTTTGTTGGATGGGATAACTATTTATAACCCATTTCATTCTATTGGTTTGTTTTCGGTTTTTGATGCAGACTTAATTCAAACTGCTGATGTATATTCTGCAGGATTTGGAGCAGAGTATGGAGATAGGATTTCAGCTATTGTGGATATTAAAACAAGAGATGGAAATAAAACCAGACATGGAGGAAGCGTGAATGTTGGTCCTTTCTTATCTAAAATTTCTGTTGAAGGTCCTTTCAAAGCATTTGAACAAGGGTCAGGAAGTAGTTCGTATGTGATTTCAATTAAAAAGTCTTATTTAGAACAAAGTGCCCCCTTGTTCTATTCGTATACGAACTCCGAGAAGTTGCCTTATAATTTCACAGATATTTATGCTAAGACTTCCTTTCATTCTTCTAATGGAAGTAGTATAAAATTGTTTGGTTTTAGGTTTGACGATCAAGTTAATTTCCCGCAAAGTACTAATTATCATTGGGTTTCGAATGGTTTCGGCAGTAGATTCGTATTTATTCCCGAGTCAAGTAAAACAAAAATAGATGGTTTTTTAGCATATTCTGATTATTTGATGTCGCAAGAGGAGTCTGATGATAAGCCCAGAAAGAGTGGAATAGGAGGGTTTAATCTGGGGATAAATTTTACCTCATATATGAAGAGGGATGAATTTAGATATGGGCTTGAAGTAAATGGTTTTACTACTGATTTTGAGCTGTATAATTCAAATAATAGAAGAATAGTACAGAATAACATTAATACTGAGATTGCCGGTTATGTTTTGTATAAATACATCCGTCATAGATTCCTTTTTGATTTAGGATTGCGTTTTCAGGAATATGCCTCTTTAGGCAGCCGTACAGCAGAACCGCGTGTTTCTGCAAAATATAATTTCACAAGAAAAATTAGGCTGAAGGCTGCAGCTGGTATGTATTCACAGAATTTGTTAAGTGCAATTTCTGATAGAGATGTTGTGAATCTGTTTTATGGATTTTTATCCGGACCGGACAATCTTCCCGGTGAGTTTAATGGTAAATATGTAACCTCCAGGTTGCAGAAATCATGGCATTTTGTGTCCGGATTTGAGTTTGATTTATCAAACAAGGTGGAAGTGAATTTGGAGTTTTTCTATAAAGGATTTCCCCAACTTACAAATGTCAACCGAGATAAACTTTTTGATGATATCCCTGCATATTCTGATAAGCCGGATCGCGAGAAAAAGGATTTTATTATTGAATCAGGAAGTGCTTTTGGTGGAGATTTCTCTTTTAAATATGAAGATAAAAGGCTGTATATATGGGCTGTCTATTCGCTCTCTTGGGTAGATAGATTTGATGGAATTAATCATTACCCTACACATTGGGATAGGCGACATAATGTTAATACTTTGATTGCTTACACACTTGATAAGAAAAAGACGTGGAATATGAATCTGCGTTGGAATTTAGGCTCAGGATTCCCATTTACACAGTCTGCAGGATTTTATGAGAAGCTGGACTTTCAATCCCAAGGAATTGGCTCTGATTACCTTTCTGCAAACGGCACATTGGGCATTGTTTATGGACCATTAAACGGTGGTCGTCTGCCTTATTATCACAGATTAGATTTTTCGGCTGAAAAGGTTTTTTATAAAACTAAGAACACAAAGTTCTGGGCTGTATTCTCGCTCACCAATGTTTATAATCGCAACAATGTTTTTTACTTTGACAGAGTGCGCTTTACACGTGTTGATCAACTGCCGGTGTTACCTTCTCTAAGTATAAATGCGCAGTTCTAA
- a CDS encoding PKD domain-containing protein, which produces MKTNYSFLKFRSVCKVFLTLMFFPVMQTQAQLTAGIGYTLDNTTAASATNYTNLQSFFNDISSGTRSDGGPVQGPGVTGSGDIVLNILNSVVNEQIVVLPHPSLNVNRRVVVKGKYPYWYYNPNASSKYVLWLKGADHFVFDSLQIVNWNASWCETVILSNNADSNIFRNCSITNDNYDYNKITVNTSHTADESVDRSNYGDAGAIIVFGNSINSLKHNVRGANGRGNLFENNKIICVLDGNGRRGATYGIFELGDGTANSGGNMFIGNRIVNPTGVGIYSYASGGGKYNYNTILRSTTAAIQDDNDQTCLYGIQLYYPYLSAYPDKDIEVIGNTIRNMGDSSRTNNAKTFYGIAISRSEGITSDAHAGYAGTNVIRVEGNNVYNNYAGNKYDNKAYVYPFAAYLAQNVFLVNNVFANNVAYPSILNPIREARSYIEWQYSTGDVVNNTFYRSFDYSLHSGTVNAYDYLNVSGSKIVAGNPSITRQIQTNFYNNISYYDVKATNSYNNGPGFLYLYDIKNNSFFYDSIRSNNKADINSVNYLRGVNNPLTAISVADLNNLGGADSNIVANPAFVNPNKNNFAYLNPALNGMGNYYTSFAYPHGITKDKSGYDRDSTHPDIGAVEVDFDFKLGGDFNQGDYDVCSSVPAKFQGYVISKFNFDYQSGQIGYVLNNQQPVLIDFDTIHANDTTFFEIDNLNFKGAPDNSRFTVFIAHFDDNHANDTLQFNLNVHRGITNSSIGANITSKGLELDSSRSYWVTIPNDSIVFEVQFASPPPAMVVSTVVLSASGDTLPFASYYQPVNTGFWIINPTDDYIDSMVEARLILHNSLTGCDSVIVRNVLVSPYGRPDFLVKKACVGKEVVFENKSTVKSGKIKYEWNFGDGQTSTAVNPKHTYALPGYYQVTLKTTTDSFGFIKSLTKSVKVSSFPNADFAVSNLCFGLPISIQNNTTSSSDTVLYSWDFGDGNTATDAVPTPVYQDAGNYSIRLIAASEGDCADTIVRPISLYPTPKADFVYTSPACFGSPVGFTNKTTIPFSTWNCEWQFGQGESKSLQTSPNYIFQSVGSKDVKLVAYTNEGCSDSVVKTLEVNLAPQISITHSDACIGLPTIFNSNVVVPSGNTATYKWVIESKTIIDSVPKVTFATIGLKTISLQVIFSSGCANNATIQVGTGHKPNAQFTLNDMVCTKEVLKITNTSTISFGSAKYNWNMGDTVYNDVFVPNHVYKTNASQNYQVMLVAFASTGVCSDTAEQNVRVGVTPVCDFVINPIWIPGHRGYEFEVDDFDATYKWDFGDGEVSSDKNPQHQFKEDGKYDVKLSISTVEGCECVKTVSHTVTNLNVRDGLNAASFKLYPNPTTGFITVKLQNVNDNGIIEVIDMKGARVLSVSHAELTSNGNVLDLTNQQAGIYIIRYISGAAIAIGKVELVN; this is translated from the coding sequence ATGAAAACTAATTACTCATTTCTGAAATTTCGCTCAGTATGCAAAGTGTTCTTAACTTTGATGTTTTTTCCGGTAATGCAAACACAAGCACAGTTGACAGCCGGTATCGGTTATACACTGGATAACACTACTGCTGCCAGTGCAACAAATTACACAAACTTACAATCTTTCTTTAATGATATATCGTCCGGCACAAGGTCGGATGGCGGACCGGTTCAAGGACCCGGAGTTACGGGCAGTGGGGATATAGTTCTAAATATTCTGAACTCTGTTGTCAACGAACAAATTGTGGTGCTGCCTCATCCTTCTCTGAATGTAAACAGACGTGTGGTGGTAAAAGGTAAGTATCCCTATTGGTATTACAATCCAAATGCTTCTTCAAAATATGTTTTATGGCTAAAAGGTGCGGATCATTTTGTTTTTGATAGTTTGCAAATTGTGAATTGGAATGCTTCCTGGTGTGAAACTGTGATTTTGTCAAATAATGCTGACTCAAATATTTTTCGTAATTGTAGTATCACAAATGATAATTATGATTATAACAAGATAACAGTGAATACAAGTCATACAGCAGATGAGTCTGTTGATAGGTCTAACTATGGGGATGCGGGTGCAATCATTGTTTTTGGCAATTCAATCAATAGTTTAAAACACAATGTCAGGGGTGCAAACGGGAGAGGGAATCTTTTTGAAAATAATAAGATTATCTGTGTGCTTGATGGGAATGGAAGAAGAGGTGCAACCTATGGAATATTTGAATTAGGTGATGGCACAGCCAACTCAGGTGGTAATATGTTTATTGGTAACAGAATCGTCAATCCTACAGGAGTCGGAATATATTCTTATGCATCCGGTGGAGGAAAGTATAACTATAACACAATCCTGCGCTCTACCACTGCTGCAATACAAGATGATAATGACCAAACTTGTCTCTATGGAATTCAACTGTATTATCCTTATTTATCTGCTTATCCTGATAAAGATATAGAGGTAATAGGTAATACAATTCGAAATATGGGTGATAGTTCCAGAACGAATAATGCAAAAACATTTTATGGTATTGCTATTTCAAGGAGTGAGGGTATTACATCGGACGCACATGCAGGCTATGCAGGAACTAATGTGATTAGGGTCGAAGGGAACAATGTCTACAATAATTATGCAGGAAATAAATATGATAACAAAGCCTATGTGTATCCTTTTGCTGCGTACTTAGCTCAAAATGTATTTTTAGTAAATAATGTGTTTGCCAACAATGTGGCTTATCCATCCATTTTGAATCCTATACGCGAAGCAAGAAGCTATATTGAATGGCAATATTCAACTGGCGATGTTGTAAATAATACTTTTTATAGGTCTTTTGATTATTCATTACATTCAGGTACTGTCAATGCTTATGACTATTTGAATGTATCTGGTTCTAAAATTGTTGCAGGTAATCCCAGTATTACCAGACAGATTCAAACCAATTTTTATAATAACATCTCTTATTATGATGTGAAAGCGACCAATTCATATAATAATGGACCCGGGTTTCTTTATTTGTATGATATAAAGAATAATTCTTTTTTCTATGATTCAATTCGTTCAAATAATAAAGCAGACATCAACTCAGTCAATTATTTAAGAGGTGTAAATAATCCACTCACTGCCATCAGTGTGGCTGATTTGAATAACCTGGGTGGTGCAGATAGCAACATTGTTGCAAACCCGGCATTTGTTAATCCTAATAAAAACAATTTCGCTTACCTCAATCCCGCTCTTAATGGTATGGGAAATTATTATACTTCATTCGCATATCCACATGGGATAACTAAAGACAAGTCAGGTTATGACAGAGATTCTACACACCCTGATATAGGAGCTGTAGAAGTCGATTTTGATTTTAAATTAGGTGGAGACTTCAATCAAGGTGATTATGATGTTTGTTCGAGTGTTCCAGCAAAATTTCAAGGCTATGTTATAAGCAAGTTTAATTTTGACTATCAATCCGGTCAAATTGGGTATGTGTTGAATAATCAACAGCCGGTTTTGATTGACTTTGATACAATACACGCTAATGATACCACTTTTTTTGAAATTGATAACCTGAATTTTAAGGGAGCCCCGGATAATTCCCGTTTCACAGTATTCATTGCCCATTTTGATGACAACCATGCTAACGACACTTTGCAATTTAATTTGAATGTTCATAGAGGTATAACCAATTCAAGTATTGGTGCTAACATCACGAGTAAGGGCTTGGAACTGGATTCCTCAAGAAGTTATTGGGTAACTATTCCAAATGATTCTATTGTGTTTGAAGTCCAATTTGCTTCACCTCCTCCAGCAATGGTGGTGAGCACAGTTGTTCTTTCAGCATCAGGAGATACGTTGCCGTTTGCAAGTTATTATCAACCGGTCAATACAGGATTTTGGATAATAAATCCAACCGATGACTATATAGATAGTATGGTGGAAGCGAGACTGATTCTGCATAACTCGCTCACAGGATGCGATTCGGTTATTGTGCGTAATGTTTTAGTTTCACCGTATGGCAGACCTGATTTTCTTGTAAAGAAAGCCTGTGTGGGAAAAGAGGTAGTTTTTGAAAATAAATCAACAGTTAAAAGCGGTAAAATTAAGTATGAATGGAATTTTGGTGATGGACAAACCAGTACCGCTGTCAATCCTAAGCATACTTATGCCTTGCCGGGATATTATCAAGTTACCTTGAAAACTACCACAGATTCGTTTGGATTTATAAAATCACTCACAAAGTCTGTAAAGGTTAGCAGTTTTCCGAATGCTGATTTTGCAGTAAGCAATCTATGTTTCGGACTCCCTATTTCCATCCAAAACAATACAACAAGCAGTTCAGATACCGTTTTGTATAGCTGGGATTTTGGAGATGGTAACACTGCAACTGATGCTGTGCCAACTCCTGTTTATCAGGATGCAGGCAATTATTCAATCAGATTGATTGCTGCATCAGAAGGAGATTGTGCTGATACCATTGTGCGACCTATTTCTTTGTATCCTACACCTAAAGCTGACTTCGTTTATACTTCACCCGCTTGCTTTGGTTCTCCTGTTGGATTTACTAATAAGACTACGATCCCATTTTCAACTTGGAATTGTGAATGGCAATTTGGGCAAGGAGAAAGCAAATCTCTTCAAACTAGCCCTAATTATATATTTCAATCCGTAGGAAGTAAGGATGTAAAGTTAGTAGCTTACACCAACGAAGGGTGTAGTGATTCAGTTGTTAAAACATTAGAGGTAAATCTTGCTCCGCAAATTTCTATTACTCATTCTGATGCTTGTATCGGATTACCTACAATCTTTAACAGCAATGTTGTGGTTCCATCGGGAAATACGGCTACCTACAAATGGGTGATAGAAAGCAAAACAATTATTGATTCTGTTCCCAAAGTTACATTTGCAACTATAGGATTGAAAACTATTTCACTGCAAGTAATTTTTTCATCAGGCTGTGCTAACAATGCTACAATCCAAGTTGGGACGGGGCATAAACCCAATGCTCAATTTACGCTCAATGATATGGTTTGTACAAAAGAGGTTCTTAAAATTACCAATACATCAACCATTAGTTTCGGAAGTGCAAAGTACAACTGGAACATGGGTGATACTGTTTACAATGATGTGTTTGTACCAAATCATGTTTACAAAACTAATGCGTCACAGAACTATCAAGTGATGTTAGTTGCTTTTGCTTCTACCGGTGTATGTTCAGATACAGCAGAGCAAAACGTTCGTGTTGGTGTTACTCCGGTTTGTGATTTTGTAATCAACCCTATATGGATACCCGGACATAGAGGCTATGAATTTGAAGTTGATGATTTTGATGCAACATACAAATGGGATTTTGGAGATGGAGAAGTTTCAAGTGATAAAAACCCTCAACACCAATTTAAAGAAGATGGTAAATATGATGTGAAGCTGTCTATAAGTACGGTTGAAGGATGCGAATGTGTAAAGACTGTTTCTCACACTGTAACCAACCTTAATGTCCGTGACGGTTTAAATGCGGCTTCATTCAAATTGTATCCTAACCCAACAACAGGCTTCATTACAGTCAAATTGCAGAATGTAAATGACAACGGAATAATAGAGGTGATTGATATGAAAGGAGCACGAGTGCTTTCTGTTTCTCATGCTGAACTTACAAGCAATGGCAATGTATTAGACTTGACTAATCAACAAGCAGGAATTTATATCATTCGCTATATCTCAGGAGCAGCAATAGCAATAGGAAAAGTCGAGCTTGTTAATTAA
- the ahcY gene encoding adenosylhomocysteinase: MTSTSTYIPYKVKDISLAEWGRKEINLAEAEMPGLMSIRKEFGHQQPLKGARIAGCLHMTIQTAVLIETLVELGAEVTWSSCNIFSTQDHAAAAIAAKGIPVYAWKGMTEEEFDWCIEQTLFFGEERKPLNMILDDGGDLTNMVFDRYPELAKGIKGLSEETTTGVMRLHQREQKGTLPIPAINVNDSVTKSKFDNKYGCKESLVDAIRRATDLMLAGKVAVVAGYGDVGKGSAQSLSGAGCRVLVTEIDPICALQAAMDGFEVVTMDDAVKRANIFVTATGNMKIIVDRHFKNMKDKSIVCNIGHFDNEIDMAWLNKNYGHKKTNIKPQVDIYDVDGHDVIILAEGRLVNLGCAMGHPSFVMSNSFSNQTLAQIELWNHADKYVNKVYTLPKNLDEKVAALHLEHIGAKLEKLTPEQAEYIGVSQQGPYKSEAYRY, from the coding sequence ATGACAAGTACAAGCACCTATATTCCTTACAAAGTTAAAGACATTTCCTTAGCAGAATGGGGACGCAAAGAAATCAACCTTGCAGAAGCAGAAATGCCGGGATTAATGTCCATTCGCAAAGAATTTGGGCATCAACAACCTCTGAAAGGTGCACGTATTGCAGGTTGTCTGCATATGACCATTCAAACAGCTGTTTTAATTGAAACCTTGGTTGAGCTTGGCGCAGAAGTTACTTGGTCTTCTTGCAATATTTTTTCTACTCAAGACCATGCAGCGGCAGCAATTGCAGCAAAAGGAATCCCCGTATATGCTTGGAAAGGTATGACAGAAGAAGAGTTTGATTGGTGTATTGAACAAACTTTATTTTTTGGTGAAGAACGTAAACCGTTAAATATGATTTTGGATGATGGCGGTGACTTAACCAATATGGTTTTTGACCGATACCCTGAATTAGCAAAAGGAATTAAAGGACTCAGTGAAGAAACTACTACCGGAGTAATGCGTTTACACCAGAGAGAGCAAAAAGGCACATTGCCAATCCCTGCAATTAATGTAAACGACTCAGTTACTAAATCAAAATTTGACAACAAATATGGCTGCAAAGAGTCATTGGTTGATGCAATCAGACGTGCAACAGACTTAATGCTTGCGGGCAAAGTAGCAGTCGTTGCAGGTTATGGAGATGTAGGAAAAGGAAGTGCGCAATCCTTGAGTGGTGCAGGATGCCGAGTTTTAGTAACTGAAATCGATCCTATTTGTGCATTGCAAGCTGCCATGGACGGTTTTGAAGTAGTTACCATGGACGATGCGGTTAAGAGAGCAAATATTTTTGTTACTGCAACCGGAAACATGAAAATCATTGTGGACAGACATTTTAAGAATATGAAAGACAAGTCAATTGTGTGTAACATTGGACATTTTGACAATGAAATTGATATGGCTTGGCTAAACAAAAATTACGGTCATAAAAAGACAAATATCAAACCACAAGTAGATATTTATGATGTTGACGGACATGATGTTATCATTTTGGCAGAAGGACGTTTAGTTAATCTTGGCTGTGCAATGGGACACCCTTCTTTTGTAATGAGTAATTCATTCTCAAACCAAACTCTTGCCCAAATTGAACTTTGGAATCATGCGGATAAATACGTAAACAAAGTATATACCTTACCTAAAAACCTTGATGAAAAAGTAGCTGCGTTACATTTGGAGCATATTGGTGCTAAGTTAGAAAAACTAACACCGGAGCAAGCAGAATATATAGGAGTGTCTCAACAAGGACCTTATAAATCCGAAGCATACAGATACTAA
- a CDS encoding nitronate monooxygenase: MQNKITALFGIKYPIVQGGMIWNSGWRLASAVSNHGGLGLIGAGSMYPHILEEHIQKCKKATDKPFGVNLPLIYPQVDEHIDIIIREKIQVVFSSAGNPGKWTPLLKEHGIKVVHVVANTKFAQKSEQCGVDAIVAEGFEAGGHNGREETTTMVLIPLVKKVCSLPVIAAGGIGSGRAMAAAMALGADGVQVGSRFAASVESSSHINFKERIVASSDGDTTLTLKELIPVRLLHNGFFDRVQEAYRNGATQEQLAELLGRGRAKKGMFEGDLEEGELEIGQIAAYFDSIESVETIMQSFVREYNNAIGELQSKTF, encoded by the coding sequence ATGCAAAATAAAATCACAGCACTTTTTGGCATCAAATATCCGATAGTTCAAGGGGGGATGATATGGAACAGCGGTTGGAGATTGGCTTCGGCAGTAAGTAATCATGGAGGGCTTGGGTTAATCGGTGCCGGGTCAATGTACCCTCATATTTTAGAAGAACATATTCAAAAATGTAAAAAAGCAACGGACAAGCCATTTGGTGTCAATTTGCCCTTGATTTATCCTCAAGTGGACGAACATATTGATATCATTATAAGAGAAAAAATTCAAGTTGTTTTTAGCTCAGCAGGCAACCCGGGCAAATGGACTCCCTTGTTAAAAGAACATGGTATCAAAGTAGTGCATGTTGTAGCGAATACAAAGTTTGCTCAGAAAAGTGAGCAATGTGGAGTAGATGCAATTGTGGCAGAAGGGTTTGAAGCAGGCGGACACAATGGTAGGGAGGAAACCACTACAATGGTGCTGATTCCTTTAGTAAAGAAAGTATGTTCGCTTCCGGTGATAGCAGCCGGTGGTATTGGAAGCGGTAGGGCAATGGCTGCTGCTATGGCTCTTGGCGCAGATGGTGTGCAGGTAGGTTCGCGGTTTGCTGCAAGTGTAGAATCTTCTTCTCATATCAATTTTAAAGAAAGAATTGTTGCATCAAGTGACGGGGATACAACATTGACATTGAAGGAATTGATTCCTGTAAGATTGTTGCATAACGGCTTTTTTGATCGTGTACAAGAAGCGTATAGAAATGGTGCAACACAAGAACAACTGGCAGAATTGCTGGGTAGAGGCAGAGCAAAGAAAGGTATGTTTGAAGGAGATTTAGAAGAAGGAGAACTTGAGATTGGACAGATTGCTGCCTATTTTGACAGTATTGAATCTGTTGAAACTATTATGCAATCTTTTGTGAGAGAATATAATAACGCAATAGGTGAATTACAGTCAAAAACTTTTTAA
- a CDS encoding insulinase family protein, whose translation MNYSQKLFNKASRIEVLGESLIFKTLSNGLKVLYKKVAHSHVAHCGLVINAGSRDDDGYMGAAHCMEHMLFKGTQKRKSFHILNRIDSVGGEINAYTTKEVTVLYSTVYEVFLDRAVELLFDVAYHSTFPVKELAKERKVIKDEIRMYEDSPDDNIFDEFQELIFKDNPLAGNILGTEKSLDTITSKTLRDFTSVYYKPENMVFVVVSDLPSEKIFRKIEKYALQPPLKSDNKSGFNPIRKKNQDFNVQTVIKETDHVQSYVVIGGQASQSNSPDRLKETLLLNILGGPALNSRLSLAIREKYGFTYNIEAGTTHFTDTGFFHCFAGTDNAHHKKTIALIHKELEKLKNKKLGALQMHNALNQFTGQIMLAEENKLSSVIAMGRQWAQGEKVLTLREILEYVNSITAVQLLEVANRLFEKDKLSLLSYIPSKD comes from the coding sequence GTGAATTACAGTCAAAAACTTTTTAATAAAGCGAGTAGGATAGAGGTGTTGGGTGAAAGTTTGATTTTCAAAACACTCTCAAATGGACTAAAGGTATTATACAAAAAAGTGGCACATTCTCATGTGGCACACTGTGGACTAGTAATCAATGCCGGCTCTCGTGATGATGATGGGTATATGGGTGCTGCGCATTGTATGGAACACATGCTTTTTAAAGGCACACAAAAGCGAAAATCTTTTCATATTCTTAATCGCATTGATTCTGTTGGTGGGGAAATCAATGCATATACAACCAAAGAAGTTACTGTACTTTATTCTACTGTTTATGAAGTATTCTTAGATAGAGCCGTGGAACTGCTTTTTGACGTTGCTTACCATTCAACTTTTCCTGTCAAAGAGTTGGCAAAAGAGCGCAAAGTCATCAAGGATGAAATCAGAATGTATGAAGATTCTCCTGATGACAATATCTTTGATGAATTTCAAGAACTCATATTCAAAGATAATCCACTTGCAGGGAATATTTTAGGCACTGAAAAGAGCTTAGATACCATTACTTCAAAAACATTGCGTGACTTTACTTCGGTTTATTATAAACCTGAAAATATGGTTTTTGTGGTGGTTTCAGATTTGCCTTCAGAAAAGATATTTAGAAAGATTGAAAAATATGCACTCCAACCGCCTTTAAAATCCGACAATAAATCAGGATTTAATCCCATTAGAAAAAAGAATCAAGATTTTAATGTGCAAACAGTGATTAAAGAAACAGACCATGTTCAAAGTTATGTGGTAATTGGCGGACAAGCGTCTCAATCGAATTCACCTGATAGATTAAAGGAAACATTGCTTCTCAATATTTTAGGTGGACCTGCGCTTAATTCACGTTTAAGTTTAGCAATCAGAGAGAAATATGGGTTTACTTATAATATTGAAGCAGGTACAACTCATTTTACCGATACTGGATTCTTCCATTGTTTTGCAGGTACTGATAATGCTCATCATAAAAAGACAATTGCGCTCATTCATAAGGAACTTGAGAAATTAAAAAACAAGAAATTAGGAGCACTTCAAATGCACAATGCACTCAATCAATTTACCGGTCAAATCATGCTTGCCGAAGAAAATAAACTTTCATCCGTTATTGCAATGGGCAGGCAGTGGGCACAAGGAGAAAAAGTGCTTACCCTGAGAGAAATTCTTGAATATGTCAATTCTATTACGGCAGTGCAATTGTTAGAGGTAGCAAACAGGTTATTCGAAAAAGACAAGTTAAGTTTGCTGTCCTATATTCCGTCCAAAGACTAA
- a CDS encoding TolC family protein yields MSAIQQFFKHTLLIIISIISITKTNANDTLTLTYNQCEAKFINENLLLMAHQFEISKAEADLIQAKLWPNPLLSIEDVNLWNPEAKQRAVFAQELPSWGKGHVGKYQNASLSFEQLIITAGKRWKNMAMEEAKLNKTKEGFADLIRSLKLQFRKLLYSQTYLERMVDIYQNQIVEIKKLTDAYHQQAKVLKARVVLPNIDMKLKPGMMIEAIAFNKVNTEKLCIPSDAIVFDDNQSFVVVYRSQTDIEIRKIETLSQYSGTTFIAHGLQEGEKVITRNQLLVYEEIKNFLH; encoded by the coding sequence ATGAGTGCAATACAGCAATTTTTTAAGCATACCCTGCTTATCATCATTTCTATTATTTCCATTACAAAAACAAACGCAAATGATACCCTGACTCTCACATATAATCAATGCGAAGCCAAGTTTATAAACGAGAATCTGCTGTTAATGGCACATCAATTCGAGATTTCCAAAGCAGAAGCGGATTTGATTCAAGCGAAGTTATGGCCCAACCCTTTGCTGAGTATTGAAGATGTAAATCTCTGGAATCCAGAAGCCAAACAAAGGGCTGTTTTTGCTCAAGAGCTTCCATCATGGGGTAAGGGGCATGTGGGAAAATATCAAAATGCGAGTCTATCTTTTGAACAACTCATTATAACTGCCGGAAAAAGATGGAAAAACATGGCTATGGAGGAAGCAAAGCTGAATAAAACAAAAGAAGGATTTGCAGACCTGATACGTTCGCTAAAGTTACAATTTCGAAAACTACTTTATTCTCAAACATATCTTGAGCGTATGGTCGATATTTATCAGAATCAAATAGTTGAAATAAAAAAACTCACCGATGCCTACCACCAACAAGCCAAAGTATTAAAAGCGAGAGTAGTGCTACCTAACATTGATATGAAACTAAAGCCGGGAATGATGATTGAGGCAATTGCTTTTAACAAAGTAAACACAGAAAAACTCTGTATTCCGAGTGATGCTATTGTGTTTGATGACAACCAAAGTTTCGTGGTAGTGTATCGCTCACAAACAGATATTGAAATTAGAAAAATTGAAACTCTATCTCAATATAGCGGAACAACCTTTATTGCACATGGATTACAAGAAGGTGAAAAGGTAATTACCCGTAATCAGTTATTGGTTTATGAAGAAATAAAAAACTTTTTGCATTAA